A portion of the Calothrix sp. 336/3 genome contains these proteins:
- the recO gene encoding DNA repair protein RecO, giving the protein MSKTYKVTGINLKSQVFGEADRLVTVLTKEHGLIKAIAPGARKHHSSLGGRSGMFVVNELLIAKGRSLDKITQAQTIESYPGLAKDLGKLAASQYLAEIALCQALSEQPQEELFILLNQHLQRLQTIPPGNLNSIIAYLSHGIYQLLALAGFTPQVNQCCLSQVMIEVDTNNPHWQVGFSVNAGGIVCLSAWEAMKTAAKPEQTAQLPVISETRSTYPTTAVPSPNYEIVDHQQELPKITRRLKIPEFHLLQQLSQPEIMQDTATENAWLSIEQILRQYAQYHFGNIIRSATLIDSYFAANHDATV; this is encoded by the coding sequence TGACCAAAGAACATGGTTTAATTAAGGCGATCGCCCCCGGAGCTAGAAAACATCACTCTAGTTTGGGGGGGAGAAGTGGGATGTTTGTTGTTAATGAATTATTGATTGCCAAGGGGCGATCGCTAGATAAAATTACCCAAGCTCAAACCATTGAATCCTACCCAGGTTTGGCAAAAGACTTGGGAAAACTTGCTGCTAGTCAATATCTGGCGGAAATTGCCCTCTGTCAAGCTTTAAGCGAACAACCCCAAGAAGAGTTATTTATCCTACTTAACCAACATTTACAGCGTTTACAAACCATTCCCCCAGGTAATTTAAATAGTATTATTGCTTACCTGAGTCACGGAATTTATCAACTTCTAGCCCTAGCAGGGTTTACTCCCCAAGTTAACCAATGTTGTCTCTCACAAGTGATGATAGAAGTAGACACCAATAATCCCCATTGGCAAGTTGGTTTTAGCGTCAATGCTGGGGGGATTGTCTGTTTAAGTGCGTGGGAAGCCATGAAAACAGCAGCAAAGCCAGAGCAAACAGCACAATTACCAGTAATTAGCGAGACTAGGAGTACATACCCCACCACCGCAGTACCATCCCCCAACTATGAAATTGTTGATCATCAACAAGAATTACCCAAAATCACCCGTCGTTTAAAAATCCCAGAATTTCACCTGCTCCAGCAGTTGTCACAACCAGAGATAATGCAAGATACGGCAACAGAAAATGCTTGGTTATCGATTGAGCAAATTTTGCGCCAGTATGCTCAGTATCACTTTGGTAATATTATTCGCTCTGCCACTCTGATAGATTCATATTTTGCTGCTAACCATGATGCAACCGTCTGA
- a CDS encoding MFS transporter: protein MMQPSDLETKFISPLPSHGKKHNRTTTPKLPNHLSVVKSTDEIHHSENSPPNFTDNCKSLTSNHKDNQADTGEICTKVIEKGDRPSQSNIDGKGTQGFLPVLQNPNFLSLWGGQVFCQLADKVYLVLMIALIHTQFHRGEETISAWVSVLMMAFTIPAVLFGSLAGVFVDRWSKKAVLVATNICRGILVLGIPGLLWLTRDWQPIGKFPVGFAIILGVTFLVSTLTQFFAPAEQAAIPLVVPEENLLSANSLYTTTMMASVIVGFAIGEPLLAAADSLWFRIGGSDGFGKELLVGGSYAIAGLILLLLVTHEKPQAQEKESPHVFADLRDGFLYLKENIRLRNALIQLVILFSVFAALTVLAVSIAEVIPDIKPEQFGFLLAAGGVGIALGATSLGNLGQRFSFTQLSLIGCAGMTVALTGLSIFTQQLWMVLILITLVGVFGALVGIPMQTTIQTETPPEMRGKVFGLQNNVINIALSLPLALAGVAETFVGLRTVFLGLAVIVLLGGVFTWYNSPRSSSN, encoded by the coding sequence ATGATGCAACCGTCTGATTTGGAAACTAAATTTATCTCACCCTTACCCAGTCATGGCAAAAAACACAATCGGACAACAACACCTAAATTACCGAACCATTTAAGTGTTGTCAAAAGTACAGATGAGATTCACCATTCTGAGAATTCTCCCCCCAACTTTACCGACAACTGTAAATCCCTGACATCAAACCACAAGGATAATCAGGCTGATACTGGGGAGATATGCACTAAAGTTATAGAAAAGGGCGATCGCCCCAGTCAATCAAATATTGATGGTAAAGGGACGCAGGGATTTTTACCAGTACTGCAAAACCCTAATTTCCTCTCTCTATGGGGAGGACAGGTATTTTGTCAACTGGCAGATAAAGTTTATCTGGTATTAATGATTGCTCTGATTCATACCCAATTCCACCGGGGAGAAGAGACAATTAGTGCCTGGGTATCAGTACTGATGATGGCTTTTACAATTCCTGCGGTGTTGTTCGGTTCCCTTGCTGGGGTATTTGTAGATCGTTGGTCAAAAAAAGCTGTATTAGTAGCAACAAATATTTGTCGGGGAATTTTAGTTTTGGGAATTCCCGGTTTATTGTGGTTAACCCGCGATTGGCAACCTATTGGTAAATTTCCCGTCGGTTTTGCCATTATTTTAGGCGTAACATTCTTAGTTTCCACCCTGACACAATTTTTTGCCCCCGCAGAGCAAGCAGCAATTCCCCTAGTCGTACCCGAAGAAAATTTACTCTCTGCCAATTCCCTATACACCACAACCATGATGGCATCTGTAATCGTCGGTTTTGCCATTGGGGAACCACTGTTAGCAGCTGCGGATAGTTTGTGGTTCCGTATTGGAGGTAGCGATGGTTTTGGCAAAGAATTACTTGTCGGTGGTAGTTACGCGATCGCGGGTTTGATTCTCCTCCTCCTTGTCACCCACGAAAAACCCCAAGCACAAGAGAAAGAATCACCCCATGTTTTTGCTGACTTACGTGACGGTTTCCTTTACCTCAAAGAAAATATCCGTCTGCGCAATGCTTTGATTCAACTAGTGATTCTCTTTTCCGTATTTGCTGCACTCACAGTTTTAGCAGTCAGTATTGCCGAAGTTATTCCTGATATCAAACCCGAACAATTTGGTTTCCTCCTCGCAGCAGGTGGAGTAGGAATTGCTCTGGGAGCAACATCCTTAGGAAATTTGGGACAAAGATTTTCCTTTACCCAACTCAGTTTAATTGGTTGCGCTGGTATGACAGTTGCTCTGACAGGTTTATCTATCTTCACCCAACAACTGTGGATGGTTCTAATCCTAATCACCTTAGTCGGTGTCTTTGGTGCGTTAGTCGGTATTCCTATGCAAACCACCATCCAAACCGAAACACCACCAGAAATGCGGGGCAAAGTTTTCGGTTTACAAAATAACGTCATTAATATTGCTCTCTCCCTACCCTTGGCTTTAGCTGGTGTGGCAGAAACCTTTGTGGGATTAAGAACCGTCTTTTTGGGACTAGCAGTTATTGTCCTCCTTGGTGGCGTGTTTACCTGGTACAATTCTCCCAGGTCTTCCTCAAACTAG
- a CDS encoding glycosyltransferase family 4 protein yields MRIAWIGKKSPFCGNVTYSREITNALLDRGHQVSFLHFAQEEREPDNWPKFQEVSLPFIYKSQVYTIPTLKATKVLSESLERLQPDIVHASLTLSPLDFILPEICEELNLPLVATFHTPFAGKGAKLISGTQLLAYQLYAPFLGQYDRVIVFSQLQRDLLGKMGVPLENIAIIPNGVDINKYYPAPTPSLKEEFQAERLFLYQGRLAPEKNVEALLRAWKQAKMAPTSKLLIVGDGPLRSSLEPFYGEDYGVYWLGFIAEEQRRIELLRGADVFILPSLVEGLSLSLLEAMACGKACLATDVGADGEVLEGGAGIVLSTKTVRSQLRTLLPLFQDHPEMTTVLGEKARNRILERYTLSNNITHLERLYEEVLKQRSFMHLSRGA; encoded by the coding sequence ATGCGTATAGCCTGGATTGGAAAAAAATCGCCATTTTGTGGTAATGTCACCTACAGTCGAGAGATTACCAATGCTTTACTAGACCGGGGACATCAAGTCAGTTTTCTGCACTTTGCCCAAGAAGAAAGGGAACCAGATAATTGGCCCAAGTTTCAAGAAGTTTCCCTACCATTCATTTATAAGTCACAGGTTTATACAATTCCCACCCTGAAGGCAACTAAGGTATTAAGCGAATCTTTAGAACGTCTGCAACCGGACATTGTTCACGCTTCATTAACTTTGTCTCCCCTTGATTTTATTCTCCCCGAAATCTGTGAAGAATTAAATTTGCCCCTAGTCGCCACTTTCCATACACCTTTTGCTGGCAAGGGAGCTAAATTGATTTCTGGTACTCAGTTACTGGCGTATCAACTCTATGCACCCTTTTTGGGACAATATGATCGCGTGATTGTCTTCTCCCAATTGCAGCGAGACTTACTGGGAAAAATGGGTGTACCCCTAGAAAATATTGCGATTATCCCTAACGGAGTCGATATCAACAAGTATTACCCTGCTCCGACACCTTCCCTCAAGGAAGAATTTCAAGCAGAACGTTTGTTTTTATACCAGGGACGTTTAGCTCCAGAAAAGAATGTGGAAGCTTTACTCCGAGCCTGGAAACAGGCAAAGATGGCACCAACTAGTAAACTATTAATTGTAGGTGATGGTCCCCTACGCTCGTCCCTGGAACCATTCTATGGTGAAGATTATGGAGTCTATTGGTTAGGTTTCATCGCAGAAGAGCAGCGCAGAATCGAGCTTTTGCGAGGAGCTGACGTATTTATTTTACCATCTTTAGTAGAAGGTTTATCCCTATCATTACTAGAAGCTATGGCTTGTGGTAAAGCTTGTTTAGCAACTGATGTCGGTGCTGATGGGGAAGTATTAGAGGGTGGAGCGGGAATTGTTCTCAGTACTAAAACTGTGCGATCGCAACTACGCACCCTCCTCCCCCTATTTCAGGATCACCCAGAAATGACAACAGTATTAGGGGAAAAAGCTAGAAATCGGATTTTAGAACGTTACACCCTCAGTAATAACATTACCCATCTCGAACGACTTTATGAAGAAGTGTTAAAACAACGGAGTTTTATGCATCTCAGTCGCGGAGCTTAG
- a CDS encoding ABC transporter ATP-binding protein, whose protein sequence is MAKFWDIIGYFRPYWRISVFSIVAASLYEIIDLVVPYAIGQILNVLSSQPLDKPLGMAIAFLGETINYPVNNTLSLGVLLGIIFLATVVRAPTQPWLTVWFHWDIALRARRDHNGQTIAKILTLPLEFYDENNPGRISGRVARGIANHTWTYPEIAGQLIPKLARVVGIFAFIWLIEWRIAILYLISFVVILTVTLKDLQKIIWHEGNLDKYMENTESRTSELITNIKTVKAFATEAKELQRQKQRFQRELTVVDYRIHKGYTRLSTWQRTVIQFCVFSILGLTLAATVNGRISLGHFIMTLTLSSMAYAELEPISNLAEVFARRYSSMLRYHEFLNEPAGIDSVGLLEPEKNQASPYKFSGKIEFSGVNFGYEADRQVLHGINLLIEPYQTVALVGRSGSGKSTLVKLLLRYFEPNQGEILIDGQDIKNLDVGGYRRRLAIVHQEVDVFNGTVLDNLKYGKPHASFAQVEAACKIARLDEVIQHLPQGYYTVVGERGVRLSGGQRQRLGIARALLVEPDVLVFDEATSSLDYESERAIQLAMRSLQGTRTTIVIAHRLSTVREADKIVVLDQGKIIEVGNHEQLLQHGGIYHRLHALQETGELLD, encoded by the coding sequence ATGGCAAAATTTTGGGACATAATTGGTTATTTTCGTCCCTACTGGCGAATCAGTGTATTTAGTATAGTGGCTGCCAGCCTCTACGAAATTATCGATTTAGTTGTACCCTACGCGATTGGGCAAATTCTCAATGTATTGTCAAGTCAACCGTTAGATAAACCCCTGGGGATGGCGATCGCCTTCTTGGGTGAAACCATTAATTATCCTGTGAATAATACGCTATCCTTGGGTGTATTACTCGGTATAATTTTTCTGGCGACTGTAGTACGTGCGCCAACCCAACCCTGGTTAACTGTATGGTTCCATTGGGATATTGCTTTGCGGGCAAGACGAGATCACAATGGTCAAACAATTGCCAAAATTCTCACCTTACCCCTAGAATTCTACGATGAAAACAACCCTGGAAGAATCTCTGGTCGGGTAGCTAGGGGTATTGCTAATCATACATGGACTTATCCAGAAATTGCCGGACAATTAATTCCCAAGCTAGCTCGTGTAGTGGGAATCTTTGCTTTTATCTGGCTGATTGAATGGCGAATCGCTATCCTATATCTGATATCTTTCGTTGTCATCCTGACAGTTACTCTCAAGGATTTGCAAAAGATTATTTGGCATGAGGGTAACTTAGATAAGTACATGGAGAATACGGAAAGTCGCACATCTGAGTTAATTACGAATATTAAGACAGTCAAAGCTTTTGCAACGGAAGCTAAGGAATTACAGCGACAGAAACAACGTTTTCAGAGGGAACTGACAGTAGTTGATTACCGAATTCACAAAGGTTATACCCGACTCAGTACTTGGCAAAGAACAGTGATTCAGTTTTGTGTCTTTAGTATTTTGGGTTTAACCTTAGCAGCGACGGTTAATGGTAGAATTTCCTTAGGTCATTTTATTATGACCCTAACTCTGTCTAGTATGGCTTATGCAGAGTTAGAGCCGATTAGTAATTTGGCAGAGGTTTTTGCTCGTCGTTATAGTTCCATGTTGCGGTACCACGAGTTTCTCAATGAACCCGCAGGTATCGATAGTGTAGGTTTACTAGAACCTGAGAAAAATCAGGCTTCACCCTATAAATTTAGCGGCAAAATCGAATTTTCTGGGGTGAATTTTGGTTACGAAGCCGATCGCCAGGTTTTACATGGGATTAATTTACTAATTGAACCCTATCAAACTGTAGCATTGGTGGGACGTTCCGGTTCCGGAAAATCTACCTTAGTTAAGCTGTTGCTGCGGTATTTTGAACCGAATCAGGGAGAAATTCTGATTGATGGGCAAGATATCAAAAATCTGGATGTGGGAGGTTACAGAAGAAGACTGGCGATCGTTCACCAGGAAGTGGACGTATTCAACGGTACAGTTTTGGATAACCTGAAATATGGGAAACCCCACGCTAGTTTTGCTCAGGTAGAAGCTGCTTGTAAAATTGCCAGACTAGATGAGGTAATTCAACATTTACCCCAGGGTTACTATACCGTAGTTGGTGAGCGGGGTGTGAGGCTATCTGGTGGACAGAGACAACGTTTAGGGATTGCTCGTGCTTTACTAGTAGAACCAGATGTACTGGTTTTTGATGAAGCGACTTCAAGTTTAGATTATGAGTCGGAAAGAGCAATTCAATTAGCGATGCGATCGCTCCAAGGAACCCGCACCACCATCGTCATTGCTCACCGTTTAAGTACGGTACGGGAAGCTGATAAGATAGTAGTCCTTGACCAAGGCAAGATTATCGAAGTTGGCAACCACGAGCAACTTTTACAACATGGTGGTATTTACCATCGTTTGCACGCATTACAAGAAACGGGAGAGTTATTAGATTAG
- a CDS encoding ketosteroid isomerase family protein, with the protein MTAAKSEIVSSQSEIEIEGISEVTILNYFTTLNAGEFGDTVALFSEDGVMQPPFESGIVGREAIAHYLQTEAKNLKALPREGYLEILDADNIKVEVTGKAKTSWCAVNVMWQFLLNQQRQIIYVKIKLLASPQELLKLRRN; encoded by the coding sequence ATGACAGCTGCCAAGTCAGAAATAGTTTCATCCCAGAGTGAGATTGAAATTGAGGGAATCAGTGAGGTAACAATCTTAAATTACTTCACTACCTTAAATGCGGGTGAGTTTGGAGATACCGTGGCATTATTTTCAGAAGATGGGGTAATGCAACCACCCTTTGAGTCTGGGATTGTGGGAAGAGAGGCGATCGCCCACTATTTACAAACAGAAGCAAAAAATTTGAAAGCTTTACCCCGCGAAGGATATTTAGAAATCCTGGATGCGGATAATATTAAAGTTGAGGTGACAGGTAAAGCTAAAACTTCTTGGTGTGCAGTGAATGTGATGTGGCAATTTTTGCTGAATCAACAACGGCAAATTATCTACGTAAAAATTAAGTTACTAGCTTCACCCCAAGAGCTACTGAAATTGAGAAGAAATTAA
- a CDS encoding orange carotenoid protein N-terminal domain-containing protein encodes MTFTTDSAQNRFANAFNYSQPLTDAVTSTTAVFKSLSVDDQLAVLWFTYTEMGRSITPAATGVARLQLAEGLLNQIKQMSHEQQLQVMRDLAASKNTPISRSYGILSTNTKLAFWYELSELMTQGLVVPVPPNYQLSRDGFQVLETLKKLDFGQQITVLRKVVTDMGIDPFGR; translated from the coding sequence ATGACATTTACAACTGATTCAGCACAAAACCGTTTTGCTAACGCTTTCAACTACAGCCAACCCTTAACTGATGCTGTCACCTCTACAACTGCTGTATTTAAAAGCTTAAGCGTAGACGACCAACTAGCAGTGCTTTGGTTTACTTACACCGAAATGGGACGTTCAATTACACCAGCAGCTACAGGTGTAGCACGTTTGCAATTAGCCGAAGGTCTGTTGAATCAAATCAAACAGATGTCTCATGAACAGCAGTTACAGGTAATGCGTGACTTAGCTGCTAGCAAAAACACCCCAATTTCCCGCTCCTACGGTATCCTGAGTACAAACACCAAATTAGCTTTCTGGTACGAGTTATCAGAATTAATGACACAAGGTTTAGTTGTTCCCGTTCCCCCCAATTACCAACTGTCCCGTGACGGTTTTCAAGTATTAGAGACTTTGAAGAAATTAGATTTCGGTCAGCAAATCACTGTTTTGCGTAAAGTTGTTACAGACATGGGTATTGACCCCTTCGGACGTTAA
- the queG gene encoding tRNA epoxyqueuosine(34) reductase QueG has protein sequence MNQLPEKSQRLDALTIATSEIKDKALNIGFHKVGIARVADWEQETPHHLQAWLKQGFHGDMEWMTTPKRQDIKLVMPEARSVISLALNYYTAHQHPQGTEYAKISRYGWGRDYHKILHKKLKALTNWLQSLHPDIQARYYADTGPLQDKLWAQRAGIGWIAKNSNLITREYGSWVFLGEIVTNLPLTPDSPHTEHCGTCNRCLEACPTKAIAKPFTVDANLCIAYHTIENRAEQLPENITPHLNGWVAGCDICQDVCPWNQRFAKETDIEEFQPYPGNLTPKLLELAEISDQEWEKRFTASALRRIKPKMFRRNAQSNLKTLNQDK, from the coding sequence ATGAATCAATTGCCAGAGAAAAGCCAAAGGCTTGATGCTCTGACCATCGCCACCAGTGAAATCAAAGACAAAGCACTAAATATTGGTTTTCACAAAGTCGGGATTGCGAGAGTTGCAGACTGGGAACAGGAAACACCTCACCATTTGCAAGCATGGTTAAAACAGGGTTTTCATGGTGACATGGAATGGATGACAACACCGAAGCGTCAAGATATTAAACTGGTAATGCCAGAAGCGCGATCGGTGATATCCCTTGCTCTCAACTACTACACAGCCCACCAACATCCCCAGGGAACAGAATACGCCAAAATATCCCGCTATGGTTGGGGTCGAGACTACCACAAAATTCTGCACAAAAAACTCAAAGCGCTGACAAATTGGTTACAAAGCCTACACCCAGACATCCAAGCACGATACTATGCTGACACTGGACCTCTTCAAGATAAGCTATGGGCACAAAGAGCAGGTATTGGTTGGATAGCCAAAAATAGTAATCTGATTACCCGTGAGTATGGTTCTTGGGTGTTTTTAGGGGAAATTGTCACCAACTTGCCTCTGACTCCAGACTCTCCCCACACAGAGCATTGTGGCACCTGTAACCGTTGTTTAGAAGCTTGCCCCACCAAGGCGATCGCCAAACCTTTTACCGTCGATGCCAATCTCTGCATTGCTTACCATACTATTGAAAATCGGGCAGAGCAACTACCGGAGAATATCACCCCTCATTTAAATGGTTGGGTAGCAGGTTGCGATATTTGTCAAGATGTTTGCCCATGGAATCAACGCTTTGCCAAGGAAACAGATATCGAGGAATTTCAACCCTACCCTGGGAATCTGACGCCTAAATTGCTAGAATTAGCAGAAATTTCCGATCAAGAATGGGAAAAACGATTTACAGCCTCAGCACTCAGACGAATTAAACCAAAAATGTTCAGGAGAAATGCCCAAAGCAACCTAAAAACTTTAAATCAGGATAAATAA
- a CDS encoding HAD-IA family hydrolase: MNQKVIIFDFDGTIADTVDALVSIANRLALEFGYIQITPEELAILRGLTSREIMKYSGISVFRVPFLVKKVKGELKSKIVDLKPIPGIEEALFNLHYQGYKLGIITSNSQENVTSFLKLNHLDTLFDFIYSGVTIFGKTTIINNVLRQKQLKAKDVIYVGDETRDIEASKKANIQVVAVTWGFNSPEALASYNPNFLIEEPSQLLDVLENAKKDTVK; this comes from the coding sequence ATGAATCAAAAAGTTATTATATTTGATTTTGATGGCACAATTGCTGATACAGTCGATGCCCTGGTGAGTATTGCTAACCGATTAGCATTAGAATTTGGCTATATCCAAATTACACCAGAAGAACTAGCAATACTCAGAGGTTTGACTTCTAGAGAAATCATGAAGTATTCCGGAATATCTGTTTTTCGCGTACCATTCCTAGTCAAGAAAGTTAAAGGAGAACTCAAAAGTAAAATCGTCGATTTGAAACCTATCCCAGGGATTGAAGAAGCACTATTTAACCTACATTACCAAGGCTATAAATTAGGTATTATTACATCTAATTCCCAAGAAAATGTCACTAGCTTTTTAAAGCTCAACCATCTCGATACATTATTTGACTTTATTTATTCTGGTGTAACCATTTTTGGAAAGACAACTATTATTAATAATGTATTACGTCAAAAGCAACTCAAAGCCAAAGATGTAATTTATGTGGGAGATGAAACTAGAGATATTGAAGCGTCTAAAAAAGCTAATATTCAAGTTGTCGCCGTTACCTGGGGATTCAACTCTCCCGAAGCATTAGCCAGCTATAACCCCAATTTTTTAATTGAAGAACCCAGCCAATTACTAGATGTATTAGAAAATGCCAAAAAAGACACAGTTAAATAA
- a CDS encoding ABC transporter substrate-binding protein: MALSPIAADIIYELDKTKLVGMAGSSLLNQDGRFQTISRVSEGRTPPNLEKIIALKPDLAIVPEGFYQPQVQKLKELGVTIYSYNLNNWQSLEKLTQDIANYLGVNAQPLLTRYESFLANKPGKETSTLVLTGTKPIISPNKNSWAGDILKQLNIKNVTAELQGQSAFKGYVTLSAEKILEINPDVIILINTPPAKADAAVISDWQKESFWQNLKATKNNQVYVFDYHGLINAGSIDSIEKTLKRMNEVFSNL, translated from the coding sequence GTGGCTCTCTCTCCAATCGCTGCTGATATTATTTACGAATTAGACAAGACAAAATTAGTCGGGATGGCTGGTAGTAGTCTCTTGAATCAAGATGGGAGATTTCAGACAATTTCTCGTGTGAGTGAAGGTAGAACGCCACCAAATTTGGAAAAAATTATTGCTCTTAAACCCGATTTGGCAATCGTTCCAGAAGGTTTTTATCAACCGCAAGTTCAAAAATTAAAAGAATTAGGAGTTACAATTTATAGTTATAATTTAAATAATTGGCAATCCCTGGAAAAGTTGACTCAGGATATAGCCAACTATTTAGGAGTAAATGCCCAACCTCTTTTAACTAGATATGAAAGCTTCTTGGCAAATAAACCAGGTAAAGAGACTTCTACCCTAGTATTAACTGGAACTAAACCGATTATTTCCCCCAATAAAAATAGTTGGGCTGGAGACATATTAAAACAATTGAATATCAAAAATGTCACAGCAGAGTTGCAGGGGCAAAGTGCCTTCAAGGGTTACGTGACTCTTTCTGCGGAGAAAATTCTGGAAATTAATCCCGATGTGATTATTCTCATTAATACTCCTCCTGCTAAGGCAGATGCAGCAGTTATCAGCGATTGGCAAAAAGAATCATTTTGGCAGAATTTAAAAGCAACCAAAAATAATCAAGTCTATGTATTTGATTATCATGGATTAATTAATGCTGGCAGTATTGATTCTATAGAAAAAACCTTGAAACGGATGAATGAAGTTTTTAGTAATCTCTAA
- a CDS encoding glyoxalase-like domain protein, with translation MVIAVNGTSFLHHPFTLASFLPSLPLDSLFSTQGIMVMLLAAYAGAMWMFLTSAPKVYTVMVSDLEIARQLYEGLLDLPAAEVPLHYYYNYEQTIGATGVDPLYMGASPSYSSRMTSGSDGLWYQLKKNTQLHIITGASIGTKNQQRHVCFDHDCLEMILLRVETRGLKFKIRSRKPLNFLVKDYEGRVIEMAEVAN, from the coding sequence ATGGTTATAGCAGTTAACGGGACTTCATTCCTGCACCATCCTTTCACCCTTGCTTCGTTTTTACCATCCCTACCTTTGGATAGTCTATTTTCTACCCAAGGAATTATGGTAATGCTTTTAGCAGCATACGCAGGGGCAATGTGGATGTTTTTGACTAGCGCCCCCAAAGTCTATACAGTTATGGTGTCCGATTTAGAGATTGCCCGTCAGTTGTATGAAGGTTTACTGGATTTACCAGCAGCAGAAGTACCTTTACACTACTACTACAACTACGAGCAAACCATCGGTGCTACAGGTGTAGACCCCCTGTACATGGGTGCTAGTCCTAGCTATTCTAGCCGCATGACAAGTGGAAGCGATGGACTGTGGTATCAATTGAAAAAGAATACCCAGTTACACATCATCACTGGAGCTAGTATAGGCACTAAAAACCAGCAACGTCACGTATGTTTTGACCATGACTGCTTGGAGATGATTTTATTACGGGTGGAAACACGGGGATTAAAATTTAAGATTCGCAGTCGTAAACCCTTAAATTTTTTGGTTAAAGATTACGAAGGTAGAGTCATTGAAATGGCAGAAGTGGCAAATTAA
- a CDS encoding RNA polymerase sigma factor: MQIPHFPEANHPLVKSLFHHSDQELVKLFQQHPEAGRYFTAIFCRYSPIVYTLIRHSARSPVQADYLFALTWRHIHYEMGGLNLEAASASQEALTLQNWLINMTAYCINEIELLPTEAIHYSLKTTSPPLRCYVEQALEQLPGMLRLIVLMAQTFHWSETRIAAYLQAEGDAISPNEVANFLQEGYRMLEEKLPADVRTIYLGENLALQASK; this comes from the coding sequence GTGCAGATTCCTCATTTTCCTGAAGCTAACCACCCCTTGGTGAAGTCATTGTTCCATCACAGTGATCAAGAACTCGTGAAATTATTTCAGCAACATCCAGAAGCTGGAAGATATTTCACAGCTATTTTTTGTCGATATAGTCCGATTGTTTATACCTTAATTCGTCATTCTGCGCGATCGCCAGTTCAAGCAGACTACCTGTTTGCCCTAACTTGGCGACATATTCACTATGAAATGGGAGGGCTGAATTTAGAAGCCGCATCTGCTTCCCAGGAGGCGCTGACATTACAAAACTGGCTGATTAACATGACAGCTTACTGTATTAATGAAATTGAATTGCTACCCACTGAAGCGATTCACTATTCCCTCAAAACTACTTCCCCTCCCCTACGGTGTTATGTGGAACAAGCTCTAGAACAGTTACCAGGAATGTTGCGCTTAATCGTGTTGATGGCACAGACATTTCACTGGAGTGAAACTAGGATTGCAGCTTACTTACAAGCGGAAGGTGATGCAATTTCTCCCAACGAGGTAGCCAATTTTCTTCAGGAAGGTTATCGTATGCTTGAGGAAAAATTACCAGCAGACGTTCGCACTATCTATTTAGGCGAAAATTTAGCCCTCCAGGCTTCTAAGTAG